CTTACCCAACAGCAACACATAAGCCATCGATAGAACTAATGCAGTAAAAAATCGCGCTATAGAGGCGTTCGCAAAAAACATCCTCAACCTTTCGAGCGTGATGCCCAACCTGTAGCCACCGGCTCGGATCGAGCGGACGACGTCTTCTACGGGCCGGTGGCGGTATCTTTTTCCGAAGACATTAGAGACGGAGCAAAAAGCGCAGTCAAAAGGACAACCTCTGCTTGTCTGTATGGTGCTTGTTATATAGTATGCTCCTTTTGGTCCAAAGATCGCCTGTGGCGCTGCGCTCATAGCAGCATGGCCCAATGCCCTGCCCGAGCCAAGCCCAAATGTCCTTGCCATCTGCGCTCCATTCTTTGCGGGCCCAGCTCAATGCCTTAGTGACGAAATGAGAAACAGCACCATTAAAAC
Above is a genomic segment from Acetomicrobium sp. S15 = DSM 107314 containing:
- a CDS encoding radical SAM protein, translated to MARTFGLGSGRALGHAAMSAAPQAIFGPKGAYYITSTIQTSRGCPFDCAFCSVSNVFGKRYRHRPVEDVVRSIRAGGYRLGITLERLRMFFANASIARFFTALVLSMAYVLLLGK